The proteins below come from a single Prolixibacter sp. NT017 genomic window:
- a CDS encoding cob(I)yrinic acid a,c-diamide adenosyltransferase, with amino-acid sequence MSVYTRTGDDGTTGLIGGSRVPKSDLRLEAYGTVDELNSWIGLIRSQDIMQSDKGELIQIQNKLFVIGARLATDTDRVDNKEHLPCCDDDVKQLEKEMDKILAELPALTHFILPGGNNPVSYCHLARTVCRRAERNVYKLSQNVDIPHEIIKYLNRLSDYLFVLSRKVSYDTGADEIAWKA; translated from the coding sequence ATGAGTGTATATACCCGCACCGGAGATGACGGAACTACCGGACTGATTGGTGGCTCGCGAGTTCCCAAGTCTGATTTACGGCTCGAAGCTTATGGAACGGTTGATGAACTGAACTCATGGATTGGTTTGATTCGTTCGCAGGATATCATGCAATCCGATAAAGGGGAACTTATTCAGATTCAGAATAAATTATTCGTAATAGGGGCCCGGTTAGCCACCGATACCGATCGCGTCGATAACAAGGAGCATCTTCCGTGTTGCGACGATGATGTTAAACAGTTGGAAAAAGAGATGGATAAGATTCTGGCTGAGCTTCCGGCGCTGACTCATTTCATCCTTCCCGGTGGAAATAATCCGGTTTCGTACTGTCACCTGGCGCGCACAGTTTGCCGCAGAGCTGAACGAAATGTCTATAAATTGTCGCAAAATGTCGACATACCGCACGAAATAATTAAATATTTGAACCGTTTGTCAGATTACCTGTTTGTCTTATCCCGGAAGGTATCGTATGATACAGGGGCGGATGAAATTGCCTGGAAAGCCTAA